A window from Chiroxiphia lanceolata isolate bChiLan1 chromosome 3, bChiLan1.pri, whole genome shotgun sequence encodes these proteins:
- the NUP133 gene encoding nuclear pore complex protein Nup133 isoform X1: protein MFPSAPASPRTPGGSARRTLGGAAPSPLSRPGGRKNVPVVAAAASPVLFSPAARRSGSLSARATPTRVIQLPTATETINYDVQAFGSSLPVKVMEALKKADADDQLSVQVDESGWAWLVHKERLIIWKIGQSAVAKLSLCKELQLPPSDFPWSSSLAAISCLNSSGEAPSLQSLAIMVATSEGSVRYWPNLAHEGSYTDTFTDFGGSLCSFLTAVKGGSFILSSSRGQLVRLIPDSSGKIQQHALPQGQGVFSGIGRKVSSLLGILSPGNDTLISSVLWDRERSSFYMLTSSNLNKWEIDDSSERYILSWDISRTLKEHITDAIWGSESNYEDIKGGVNIQYMDLQQNRDGLVILAAAWHPGDRPCLVYYTLITVEDKGYQMSDDVVVEVTQYNPSFQSEDEVLCCLVVPDYFSHAAYLYKEDEVFACSTGTGRISLPQEKIVFGIQGDSILGAGSCNSLPIFFAKKSGLLTILSRENISVLPEDLEDALSSSIAGPRSESPAFGSTSRLEVIAQEDKTKLLKAAFLQYCRKDIVNAQSMVVEVFPSNADLESDTELDRAVTQISVDLMDDYPASDPRWAESVPEEAAGFSNTSLILLHQLEDKTKAHSFFIEFLHQVGVFERLGSFPVRGMPMATRLLLCEHAEKLAAAIVLKNHHSRLPDLVNAAILIALNKRECDVPPSLTPADVFFREVSQIDSIFECLLEEEEQILKDMPMESIEWAQIVVNVNNIIKDMLQAACQYRQSKASSYKTGELPEREPEYIPWTASSGVRAAVTRQHGVILKVVYPQVDSNLRSVVAEQLVALLDCFLDGYISQLKSVDRLADQERYSSLEMEYVQKRSELLSPLLSLGQYQLAAALAEKYCDFDILVQMCEQTDNQARLQRYMTQFADQNFSDFLFRWYLEKGKRGKLLSQPIAQHGQLASFLQAHEHLSWLHEINSQDLQKAHRTLQTLANMETRYFAKKKTLLGLSKLAALASDFSEDILQEKIEEIAEQERFLLHQETLPEQLLAEKQLNLNDMPVLSASQLIDMYICDENRRANEYDFKKALDLLEYIDEEEEVDVNDLKLKILCKALQRDGWSCSDGRDDPIEASKDSIFVKILQKLLKEGVQLSEYLPEVKDLLQANELGNLKYNAYFEFVLKANYELYVQGQA from the exons ATGTTCCCGTCGGCTCCCGCCTCGCCGCGGACCCCCGGCGGGTCAGCCCGCAGGACCCTGGGCGGCGCGGCCCCCAGCCCTCTGTCCCGGCCGGGCGGCAGGAAGAACGTGCCCGTCGTGgcggccgccgcctccccggTGCTGTTCTCGCCGGCGGCGCGGAGGAGCGGCTCCCTCTCGGCACG aGCAACTCCTACCAGAGTTATCCAGCTTCCTACAGCAACTGAGACTATTAATTACGATGTTCAGGCTTTTGGATCCTCTCTGCCTGTTAAAGTTATGGAAGCCCTGAAGAAGGCTGATg CTGATGACCAGCTGAGTGTTCAGGTGGATGAAAGTGGATGGGCCTGGCTAGTCCATAAAGAAAGGCTGATTATTTGGAAGATTGGTCAGTCTGCAGTAGCTAAG ttATCTCTGTgcaaggagctgcagctgccacccAGTGACTTCCCATGGAGTTCTAGTTTAGCAGCTATATCTTGTCTCAATTCCTCGGGTGAAGCACCTTCCCTGCAG tCTCTGGCAATAATGGTTGCTACCAGCGAAGGTTCTGTGCGCTACTGGCCCAATCTTGCACATGAAGGTTCCTATACAGACACTTTTACAGACTTTGGAGGCTCTTTGTGCAGTTTCCTGACAGCAGTAAAG gGAGGAAGCTTTATTTTATCATCTTCCAGAGGTCAACTAGTCCGGTTGATACCTGATAGTTCTGGCAAGATTCAACAGCATGCCCTGCCACAGGGTCAGGGCGTGTTTTCTGGAATTGGTAGAAAGGTTTCTTCTCTTCTGGGTATATTGTCTCCTGGAAATGATACTCTG atttccAGTGTTCTTTGGGATAGAGAGAGATCAAGCTTTTATATGCTAACAAGTTCAAATCTAAACAAATGGGAGATTGATGATTCATCAGAACGTTATATTCTCAGCTGGGATATCAGCAGGACCCTGAAAGAACATATTACAGATGCAATTTGG GGATCTGAAAGTAACTATGAAGATATCAAAGGAGGAGTAAATATACAATACATGGATTTGCAACAGAATCG TGATGGGCTGGTCATACTTGCTGCAGCATGGCATCCTGGAGATCGTCCATGTCTTGTCTACTACACTCTGATAACAGTAGAAGATAAAGGCTACCAGATGTCTGATGATGTCGTCGTGGAGGTCACACAGTATAATCCATCTTTTCAG TCAGAAGATGAAGTGTTGTGCTGTCTGGTAGTCCCAGATTACTTCAGCCATGCTGCTTACCTTTATAAGGAAGACGAAGTGTTTGCCTGTTCCACTGGAactggaagaatttctttaccaCAGGAGAAAATCGTATTTGGCATACAAG GAGATAGCATTTTAGGAGCAGGTTCTTGTAATAGCCTCCCCATCTTCTTTGCCAAAAAAAGTGGACTTCTCACTATCTTATCtagagaaaacatttctgtgcttcCTGAAGACCTTGAAGATGCCCTGTCCTCTTCTATTGCTGGACCGAGAAGTGAG AGTCCTGCATTTGGCAGTACCAGTAGGCTAGAAGTTATAGCTCAAGAAGATAAGACTAAATTactgaaagctgcttttctaCAGTACTGCAG gaaaGATATAGTCAATGCACAAAGCATGGTAGTTGAGGTCTTTCCAAGTAATGCAGATCTGGAATCTGATACTGAACTGGACAGGGCAGTGACTCAGATCAGTGTGGACTTAATGGATGACTACCCTGCCTCTGATCCAAGATGGGCTGAATCTGTACCTGAAG aagCAGCTGGTTTCAGCAACACGTCTCTCATTCTCCTTCATCAGCTAGAGGATAAGACAAAAGCACATTCCTTTTTCATTGAGTTTCTTCATCAG gtTGGTGTATTTGAACGTCTGGGCAGTTTTCCAGTGCGAGGGATGCCGATGGCAACTCGACTTCTGCTCTGTGAGCACGCAGAGAAACTGGCAGCAGCTATTGTTCTCAAGAATCACCACTCCAGGCTGCCTGATCTAGTGAATGCTGCTATACTGATCGCATTAAACAAAAGGGAGTGTGATGTTCCACCGAGTCTTACCCCTGCTGATGTGTTCTTTAGAGAG GTGTCCCAGATAGATTCCATCTTTGAATGCTTATTAGAAGAGGAGGAGCAAATCCTGAAAGACATGCCTATGGAATCAATTGAGTGGGCTCAGATAGTTGTAAATGTGAACAACATCATTAAG GACATGCTACAAGCTGCCTGTCAGTATCGTCAGTCTAAAGCCTCTTCATATAAAACAGGAGAGCTTCCAGAAAGAGAACCTGAATATATTCCATGGACAG CATCCAGTGGCGTTCGTGCAGCAGTAACGCGGCAGCACGGGGTCATCCTGAAGGTGGTGTATCCCCAGGTGGACAGTAACCTCCGCAGCGTTGTGGCTGAGCAGCTGGTGGCACTACTGGATTGTTTCCTGGATGGCTACATTTCTCAACTCAAGTCTGTGGATCGCCTGGCTGATCAGGAGCGATACAGCAGTCTGGAAATGGAATATGTCCAGAAAAGATCGGAGCTCTTGTCTCCTCTCC TTTCCCTGGGACAGTACCAGCTGGCAGCTGCTTTAGCAGAGAAGTACTGTGACTTTGATATCCTGGTGCAGATGTGCGAGCAGACAGACAACCAGGCCAGATTACAACGTTACATGACTCAGTTTGCAGATCAg aatttttcagatTTCCTGTTTCGCTGGTatctagaaaaaggaaaacgAGGGAAGCTGTTATCTCAGCCTATTGCTCAGCATGGACAGCTGGCCAGTTTCTTGCAAGCTCATGAACATCTGAGCTGGTTACACGAAATCAATAGTCAGGATTTGCAAAAG GCTCACAGAACATTGCAGACTTTAGCAAATATGGAGACAAGATAttttgcaaagaagaaaacacttcttGGCTTGAGCAAATTAGCTGCGTTAGCATCTGACTTTTCGGAAGACATACTGCAAGAGAAAATAGAAg AAATAGCAGAGCAGGAGCGCTTTTTGTTACATCAGGAGACACTTCCCGAACAATTACTGGCAGAGAAACAACTGAACCTCAATGATATGCCAGTGTTGTCTGCATCTCAGCTCATTGAT ATGTACATATGTGATGAGAACAGAAGAGCCAATGAATATGACTTCAAGAAAGCACTTGATCTGCTGGAATATATTGATGAG GAAGAGGAAGTGGATGTAAATGATCTTAAACTTAAAATTCTCTGTAAGGCTCTCCAAAGAGATGG GTGGTCTTGTTCAGATGGTAGAGATGATCCAATTGAAGCATCTAAAGATAGTATATTTGTGAAAATACTACAAAAGCTATTGAAAGAAG GAGTCCAGTTAAGTGAATATTTACCAGAGGTGAAGGACTTGCTGCAAGCAAATGAACTTGGCAACTTGAAATACAATGCTTACTTCGAATTTGTGTTGAAAGCAAACTATGAACTCTACGTTCAGGGACAAGCATGA
- the NUP133 gene encoding nuclear pore complex protein Nup133 isoform X2, which yields MFPSAPASPRTPGGSARRTLGGAAPSPLSRPGGRKNVPVVAAAASPVLFSPAARRSGSLSARATPTRVIQLPTATETINYDVQAFGSSLPVKVMEALKKADADDQLSVQVDESGWAWLVHKERLIIWKIGQSAVAKLSLCKELQLPPSDFPWSSSLAAISCLNSSGEAPSLQSLAIMVATSEGSVRYWPNLAHEGSYTDTFTDFGGSLCSFLTAVKGGSFILSSSRGQLVRLIPDSSGKIQQHALPQGQGVFSGIGRKVSSLLGILSPGNDTLISSVLWDRERSSFYMLTSSNLNKWEIDDSSERYILSWDISRTLKEHITDAIWGSESNYEDIKGGVNIQYMDLQQNRDGLVILAAAWHPGDRPCLVYYTLITVEDKGYQMSDDVVVEVTQYNPSFQSEDEVLCCLVVPDYFSHAAYLYKEDEVFACSTGTGRISLPQEKIVFGIQGDSILGAGSCNSLPIFFAKKSGLLTILSRENISVLPEDLEDALSSSIAGPRSESPAFGSTSRLEVIAQEDKTKLLKAAFLQYCRKDIVNAQSMVVEVFPSNADLESDTELDRAVTQISVDLMDDYPASDPRWAESVPEEAAGFSNTSLILLHQLEDKTKAHSFFIEFLHQVGVFERLGSFPVRGMPMATRLLLCEHAEKLAAAIVLKNHHSRLPDLVNAAILIALNKRECDVPPSLTPADVFFREVSQIDSIFECLLEEEEQILKDMPMESIEWAQIVVNVNNIIKDMLQAACQYRQSKASSYKTGELPEREPEYIPWTASSGVRAAVTRQHGVILKVVYPQVDSNLRSVVAEQLVALLDCFLDGYISQLKSVDRLADQERYSSLEMEYVQKRSELLSPLLSLGQYQLAAALAEKYCDFDILVQMCEQTDNQARLQRYMTQFADQNFSDFLFRWYLEKGKRGKLLSQPIAQHGQLASFLQAHEHLSWLHEINSQDLQKAHRTLQTLANMETRYFAKKKTLLGLSKLAALASDFSEDILQEKIEEIAEQERFLLHQETLPEQLLAEKQLNLNDMPVLSASQLIDMYICDENRRANEYDFKKALDLLEYIDEEEEVDVNDLKLKILCKALQRDGSPVK from the exons ATGTTCCCGTCGGCTCCCGCCTCGCCGCGGACCCCCGGCGGGTCAGCCCGCAGGACCCTGGGCGGCGCGGCCCCCAGCCCTCTGTCCCGGCCGGGCGGCAGGAAGAACGTGCCCGTCGTGgcggccgccgcctccccggTGCTGTTCTCGCCGGCGGCGCGGAGGAGCGGCTCCCTCTCGGCACG aGCAACTCCTACCAGAGTTATCCAGCTTCCTACAGCAACTGAGACTATTAATTACGATGTTCAGGCTTTTGGATCCTCTCTGCCTGTTAAAGTTATGGAAGCCCTGAAGAAGGCTGATg CTGATGACCAGCTGAGTGTTCAGGTGGATGAAAGTGGATGGGCCTGGCTAGTCCATAAAGAAAGGCTGATTATTTGGAAGATTGGTCAGTCTGCAGTAGCTAAG ttATCTCTGTgcaaggagctgcagctgccacccAGTGACTTCCCATGGAGTTCTAGTTTAGCAGCTATATCTTGTCTCAATTCCTCGGGTGAAGCACCTTCCCTGCAG tCTCTGGCAATAATGGTTGCTACCAGCGAAGGTTCTGTGCGCTACTGGCCCAATCTTGCACATGAAGGTTCCTATACAGACACTTTTACAGACTTTGGAGGCTCTTTGTGCAGTTTCCTGACAGCAGTAAAG gGAGGAAGCTTTATTTTATCATCTTCCAGAGGTCAACTAGTCCGGTTGATACCTGATAGTTCTGGCAAGATTCAACAGCATGCCCTGCCACAGGGTCAGGGCGTGTTTTCTGGAATTGGTAGAAAGGTTTCTTCTCTTCTGGGTATATTGTCTCCTGGAAATGATACTCTG atttccAGTGTTCTTTGGGATAGAGAGAGATCAAGCTTTTATATGCTAACAAGTTCAAATCTAAACAAATGGGAGATTGATGATTCATCAGAACGTTATATTCTCAGCTGGGATATCAGCAGGACCCTGAAAGAACATATTACAGATGCAATTTGG GGATCTGAAAGTAACTATGAAGATATCAAAGGAGGAGTAAATATACAATACATGGATTTGCAACAGAATCG TGATGGGCTGGTCATACTTGCTGCAGCATGGCATCCTGGAGATCGTCCATGTCTTGTCTACTACACTCTGATAACAGTAGAAGATAAAGGCTACCAGATGTCTGATGATGTCGTCGTGGAGGTCACACAGTATAATCCATCTTTTCAG TCAGAAGATGAAGTGTTGTGCTGTCTGGTAGTCCCAGATTACTTCAGCCATGCTGCTTACCTTTATAAGGAAGACGAAGTGTTTGCCTGTTCCACTGGAactggaagaatttctttaccaCAGGAGAAAATCGTATTTGGCATACAAG GAGATAGCATTTTAGGAGCAGGTTCTTGTAATAGCCTCCCCATCTTCTTTGCCAAAAAAAGTGGACTTCTCACTATCTTATCtagagaaaacatttctgtgcttcCTGAAGACCTTGAAGATGCCCTGTCCTCTTCTATTGCTGGACCGAGAAGTGAG AGTCCTGCATTTGGCAGTACCAGTAGGCTAGAAGTTATAGCTCAAGAAGATAAGACTAAATTactgaaagctgcttttctaCAGTACTGCAG gaaaGATATAGTCAATGCACAAAGCATGGTAGTTGAGGTCTTTCCAAGTAATGCAGATCTGGAATCTGATACTGAACTGGACAGGGCAGTGACTCAGATCAGTGTGGACTTAATGGATGACTACCCTGCCTCTGATCCAAGATGGGCTGAATCTGTACCTGAAG aagCAGCTGGTTTCAGCAACACGTCTCTCATTCTCCTTCATCAGCTAGAGGATAAGACAAAAGCACATTCCTTTTTCATTGAGTTTCTTCATCAG gtTGGTGTATTTGAACGTCTGGGCAGTTTTCCAGTGCGAGGGATGCCGATGGCAACTCGACTTCTGCTCTGTGAGCACGCAGAGAAACTGGCAGCAGCTATTGTTCTCAAGAATCACCACTCCAGGCTGCCTGATCTAGTGAATGCTGCTATACTGATCGCATTAAACAAAAGGGAGTGTGATGTTCCACCGAGTCTTACCCCTGCTGATGTGTTCTTTAGAGAG GTGTCCCAGATAGATTCCATCTTTGAATGCTTATTAGAAGAGGAGGAGCAAATCCTGAAAGACATGCCTATGGAATCAATTGAGTGGGCTCAGATAGTTGTAAATGTGAACAACATCATTAAG GACATGCTACAAGCTGCCTGTCAGTATCGTCAGTCTAAAGCCTCTTCATATAAAACAGGAGAGCTTCCAGAAAGAGAACCTGAATATATTCCATGGACAG CATCCAGTGGCGTTCGTGCAGCAGTAACGCGGCAGCACGGGGTCATCCTGAAGGTGGTGTATCCCCAGGTGGACAGTAACCTCCGCAGCGTTGTGGCTGAGCAGCTGGTGGCACTACTGGATTGTTTCCTGGATGGCTACATTTCTCAACTCAAGTCTGTGGATCGCCTGGCTGATCAGGAGCGATACAGCAGTCTGGAAATGGAATATGTCCAGAAAAGATCGGAGCTCTTGTCTCCTCTCC TTTCCCTGGGACAGTACCAGCTGGCAGCTGCTTTAGCAGAGAAGTACTGTGACTTTGATATCCTGGTGCAGATGTGCGAGCAGACAGACAACCAGGCCAGATTACAACGTTACATGACTCAGTTTGCAGATCAg aatttttcagatTTCCTGTTTCGCTGGTatctagaaaaaggaaaacgAGGGAAGCTGTTATCTCAGCCTATTGCTCAGCATGGACAGCTGGCCAGTTTCTTGCAAGCTCATGAACATCTGAGCTGGTTACACGAAATCAATAGTCAGGATTTGCAAAAG GCTCACAGAACATTGCAGACTTTAGCAAATATGGAGACAAGATAttttgcaaagaagaaaacacttcttGGCTTGAGCAAATTAGCTGCGTTAGCATCTGACTTTTCGGAAGACATACTGCAAGAGAAAATAGAAg AAATAGCAGAGCAGGAGCGCTTTTTGTTACATCAGGAGACACTTCCCGAACAATTACTGGCAGAGAAACAACTGAACCTCAATGATATGCCAGTGTTGTCTGCATCTCAGCTCATTGAT ATGTACATATGTGATGAGAACAGAAGAGCCAATGAATATGACTTCAAGAAAGCACTTGATCTGCTGGAATATATTGATGAG GAAGAGGAAGTGGATGTAAATGATCTTAAACTTAAAATTCTCTGTAAGGCTCTCCAAAGAGATGG GAGTCCAGTTAAGTGA